The following proteins are encoded in a genomic region of Leptospira wolbachii serovar Codice str. CDC:
- the purT gene encoding formate-dependent phosphoribosylglycinamide formyltransferase — protein sequence MIGTAFTPTATKLLLLGSGELGKEVAIEANRLGVHVIAVDRYPNAPAMLVAQESRVINMLDPKELEATIRELKPDFVVPEIEAIHTETLVRLEAEGFRIIPSAKAVNLTMNREGIRNFASKDLGLKTSKYMFADTEEGFQKAVREIGFPCVVKPIMSSSGKGQSLVRTESDILKAWEYGQTGGRTGKGKMIIEEFVPFDFEITLLTIRHIGGTSFLPPIGHRQVNGDYVESWMPQPMTDKALLAAQKIAETVTTGLGGMGIFGVELFVKGDEVYFSEVSPRPHDTGLVTLISQNISEFSLHARALLGLPIPELIFNTPAASSAILLEGKTKAPVYTGLADALKLRGVDIRIFGKPEIDGKRRMGVSLALGKTIEEAKEKANRARDFIQLKG from the coding sequence ATGATCGGAACAGCCTTTACCCCTACTGCTACAAAACTTTTACTCCTCGGATCAGGAGAACTTGGCAAAGAGGTTGCTATCGAAGCAAACCGTCTCGGGGTTCATGTCATAGCCGTAGACCGTTATCCGAATGCACCGGCTATGCTTGTGGCACAGGAATCTCGAGTAATCAATATGCTCGATCCAAAAGAATTGGAAGCCACCATACGAGAGTTAAAGCCAGATTTTGTTGTTCCAGAAATTGAAGCCATCCATACAGAAACTTTAGTTCGATTAGAAGCCGAAGGTTTTCGGATCATCCCTTCTGCCAAAGCAGTGAACTTAACCATGAACCGAGAGGGGATTCGAAACTTCGCTTCCAAAGACCTCGGTTTAAAAACTTCCAAATATATGTTTGCAGATACCGAAGAGGGTTTCCAAAAAGCAGTTCGAGAGATTGGATTTCCTTGTGTGGTCAAACCGATTATGAGTTCTTCTGGAAAAGGACAAAGTCTTGTACGAACCGAATCTGATATTTTGAAAGCTTGGGAGTATGGCCAAACCGGGGGAAGGACTGGCAAAGGAAAAATGATCATCGAAGAGTTTGTACCATTCGATTTTGAGATCACACTTCTCACCATACGCCACATAGGTGGGACGAGCTTTTTACCACCCATTGGGCATAGACAGGTGAACGGGGATTATGTGGAGTCTTGGATGCCCCAACCCATGACGGATAAGGCCCTTCTTGCTGCACAAAAGATTGCAGAAACCGTCACTACTGGCCTAGGAGGAATGGGAATTTTTGGAGTCGAACTCTTTGTCAAAGGAGACGAAGTATACTTTAGCGAAGTATCACCACGACCGCATGACACAGGTCTTGTGACTCTCATCTCTCAAAATATTTCTGAATTTTCCCTGCATGCCAGAGCTCTTCTTGGTCTACCCATCCCTGAACTGATTTTTAACACTCCCGCTGCCAGTTCCGCCATCCTTTTGGAAGGAAAAACCAAAGCACCAGTCTACACTGGTCTTGCAGACGCGTTAAAATTAAGAGGGGTGGACATCAGAATTTTTGGGAAACCAGAAATTGACGGAAAGCGCCGAATGGGCGTTAGTTTGGCTTTGGGAAAAACAATTGAAGAAGCCAAAGAAAAAGCTAATCGTGCAAGGGATTTTATCCAACTAAAGGGTTAG
- a CDS encoding ankyrin repeat domain-containing protein, whose translation MIQNIIDFVGKTKFNLRLRTLCSAITREDKESFDLLLSDPDLKEVLVSESPLLLGLAVTEVSDIYYLKKLLSLGLDPNQPDNMGLYPIHKATESGNGEAVEVLLNSAADPNVADPSGVTALHIANSFDGLGEISDLLIRMGANIYQRDKLGKRYLM comes from the coding sequence ATGATACAAAACATAATTGATTTCGTTGGTAAAACAAAGTTCAATCTTAGATTACGCACATTGTGTTCTGCGATCACGAGAGAAGACAAAGAATCGTTTGATTTGTTATTATCCGATCCAGATCTAAAGGAAGTTTTGGTATCAGAATCTCCCTTACTCCTAGGCCTTGCTGTTACGGAAGTCTCCGATATTTATTATTTAAAAAAATTATTATCCCTTGGATTGGATCCTAACCAACCAGATAACATGGGTTTGTATCCCATACATAAAGCAACAGAGTCTGGGAATGGGGAAGCAGTCGAAGTATTACTTAACTCTGCAGCCGATCCCAATGTGGCCGACCCAAGTGGGGTCACTGCCTTGCATATTGCCAATAGTTTTGATGGCCTTGGCGAGATTTCTGATCTCCTCATTCGAATGGGAGCCAATATCTACCAAAGGGACAAACTGGGCAAACGTTACCTAATGTAA
- a CDS encoding helix-turn-helix domain-containing protein — protein MDISFLKPPSYLESSVKEFWVWKGVNVRELPWILPSYECEMVFHLENPPLVETEDRQLIRLPKFHLVGPQTRRWRILSESEISLFAIRFYVGGMYSLFSQRGDELQNRFPEIDNKHILDEISKLKEKSMLTVNSSSNLFSEDGISEFLTNSLKQYPGKPGEIPAYIRFALLELTRPATSIESLCKKLGISRKQLDRKFKEIVGMAPSEYRTVHRLLEMVRNPEHYRKNNPDLRFTDLAQEFNYSDQSHFNHDFKRISGSIPNEWFAEYEKMSHFYNHDSSDIDRIGT, from the coding sequence TTGGACATATCTTTTTTAAAACCACCTTCCTATTTAGAATCTTCTGTAAAAGAATTCTGGGTTTGGAAGGGAGTGAATGTTCGTGAACTTCCTTGGATTTTACCATCTTACGAGTGTGAGATGGTTTTTCATTTAGAAAATCCACCGCTTGTAGAAACAGAAGACAGACAATTGATTCGATTGCCCAAGTTTCATCTTGTGGGTCCCCAAACAAGAAGGTGGAGGATTTTATCGGAATCTGAAATTTCTTTATTTGCGATCCGGTTTTATGTAGGAGGGATGTATTCATTATTTTCCCAACGAGGGGATGAATTACAGAATCGATTTCCTGAAATAGACAATAAACATATATTAGACGAAATTTCTAAACTGAAAGAAAAATCTATGTTAACTGTAAATTCAAGTTCCAATCTTTTCTCTGAAGATGGGATTTCTGAATTTCTAACCAACTCTCTAAAACAATATCCAGGAAAACCTGGAGAGATTCCCGCCTACATTCGGTTTGCGCTTTTGGAGCTCACACGTCCTGCCACTTCCATCGAAAGTCTTTGTAAAAAATTAGGAATTTCTAGAAAACAATTGGATCGTAAATTCAAAGAGATCGTGGGAATGGCCCCTTCTGAATACAGAACAGTGCACAGGTTACTGGAAATGGTCCGAAATCCGGAACATTACCGAAAAAACAATCCAGACCTACGTTTTACTGATTTGGCCCAGGAATTCAATTATTCTGACCAGTCCCATTTCAATCACGATTTCAAACGAATTTCTGGAAGTATTCCCAATGAATGGTTCGCAGAATATGAAAAAATGTCCCATTTTTACAATCATGATTCGTCAGATATTGATAGGATAGGAACATGA
- a CDS encoding heavy metal translocating P-type ATPase, producing the protein METSNNTTERTLDLFGMTCANCALRIEKGLSKMEGVTDVRVNFARESVFLRSVDSVTVASLLEKVESLGYSAIVHDANKQSETEKKQKDQIRNLKVRFLLSAFFSLPLFYAMVTHFSFLSFMPMPHFLMDRFVQMAIAFPVQFIIGFPFYQSAYRALRNGSANMDVLVVIGTSAAYGYSVFGKDLYFETSAVLITFILGGKWIEHYAKGKSSDGINALLKLRPETATVQSNGVWTEVPNEYLKLGDLVLVKAGERFPMDGIVSEGESFADESMLTGESMPVEKKAGDPILGGTVNGSGSLVVKANKVGNDTTLSHIIRSEEESLGTKAPIQRIADQISAYFVPVVVGISIIDFLVWYFVITPGVVSSAIETSIAILVIACPCALGLATPISLLVGTGRAAKRGVLFRSAEALESVSKINWIAFDKTGTLTEGKPKVTEITHTGLDSTNLDIVLRDIVRMEETSDHPLAKAIVGYGKENNLYQISSEMVSTKTFAGGGIQSEQNGLFFIAGKQTFVEENGFLISESIKESIRPWTEDGSSLVFVGIRGTIDGLVVFRIEDGLRKEAKTAILELKSIGVEPVLLTGDNQTSAEKIARLVGISAVYSGLLPDDKAKIIATLKTDKVHSAMVGDGINDAPALASADVGIAMGTGSDVAINTADVVLVNGDIQRIVDLIHIGKDTVINIRQNFGWALGYNLLGIPIAASGLLAPWVSGAAMAFSSLSVVFNALRMSRWK; encoded by the coding sequence TTGGAAACGTCAAATAATACCACCGAACGAACTTTAGACCTTTTTGGTATGACCTGTGCCAATTGTGCCCTTCGAATCGAGAAGGGCCTTTCTAAAATGGAGGGAGTTACGGATGTTCGAGTCAATTTTGCTCGTGAATCAGTTTTTTTGCGTAGTGTCGATTCTGTAACGGTAGCTTCCCTTTTAGAAAAGGTGGAGTCCCTTGGGTATTCAGCAATTGTCCATGATGCAAATAAACAATCGGAAACGGAAAAAAAACAGAAGGACCAAATTCGAAATTTAAAAGTCCGTTTCCTTCTCTCTGCATTTTTTTCCTTACCACTGTTTTACGCTATGGTCACTCATTTTAGTTTCCTTAGTTTTATGCCAATGCCACATTTTCTTATGGATCGGTTTGTGCAAATGGCCATTGCCTTTCCTGTCCAGTTTATCATTGGATTTCCCTTTTACCAATCTGCCTATCGTGCATTACGAAATGGATCTGCCAATATGGATGTTCTTGTTGTCATTGGAACAAGTGCGGCCTATGGGTACAGTGTGTTCGGAAAGGATCTTTATTTTGAAACCTCCGCTGTCCTTATCACCTTTATTCTTGGGGGTAAGTGGATCGAACATTATGCAAAAGGGAAAAGTAGCGATGGGATCAATGCTCTTCTTAAACTTCGTCCAGAAACTGCAACGGTTCAGTCCAATGGTGTTTGGACGGAAGTCCCTAATGAATATTTGAAACTTGGTGATTTGGTTTTGGTAAAGGCGGGAGAACGGTTTCCCATGGATGGAATTGTATCAGAAGGGGAAAGTTTTGCCGACGAATCCATGTTAACTGGTGAAAGTATGCCTGTGGAAAAGAAAGCTGGGGATCCGATCCTCGGAGGGACAGTGAACGGAAGTGGATCTTTGGTTGTAAAAGCAAACAAAGTAGGAAATGACACCACTCTTTCGCATATCATTCGTTCTGAGGAAGAATCTCTCGGTACCAAAGCTCCGATCCAAAGGATTGCCGACCAAATCTCTGCGTATTTTGTTCCCGTTGTCGTAGGGATCAGTATCATTGATTTTTTGGTTTGGTATTTCGTGATCACACCGGGTGTGGTTAGTTCTGCGATAGAAACAAGTATTGCCATTCTCGTGATTGCATGTCCTTGTGCCCTCGGTCTTGCCACACCTATCTCATTACTTGTAGGGACAGGGCGTGCGGCCAAAAGAGGTGTCCTCTTTCGCAGTGCCGAAGCATTGGAATCGGTTTCCAAAATCAATTGGATTGCTTTTGATAAAACGGGAACACTCACCGAAGGAAAACCAAAAGTAACTGAAATCACACATACTGGATTGGATTCTACAAATTTAGATATTGTTTTACGAGATATCGTGAGGATGGAAGAAACGTCCGACCACCCACTTGCCAAAGCCATTGTTGGTTATGGAAAAGAAAATAACCTCTATCAAATTAGCTCTGAAATGGTTTCGACAAAAACTTTTGCGGGTGGTGGAATCCAATCGGAACAAAATGGGTTATTTTTCATTGCCGGCAAACAGACATTTGTTGAGGAAAATGGATTTTTGATTTCTGAATCCATTAAAGAATCAATTAGGCCTTGGACAGAAGATGGATCGAGTTTGGTTTTTGTTGGAATTCGAGGAACAATTGATGGGCTAGTAGTTTTTCGCATTGAAGACGGGTTGCGTAAAGAAGCAAAAACAGCAATTTTAGAATTAAAATCGATCGGAGTAGAACCTGTCCTCTTAACAGGCGACAACCAAACTTCGGCTGAAAAAATTGCTCGGTTAGTTGGGATTTCTGCAGTGTATTCAGGACTTCTCCCTGACGACAAAGCCAAGATCATTGCCACTTTAAAAACGGACAAAGTGCACTCTGCTATGGTAGGAGATGGAATCAACGATGCCCCGGCTCTTGCATCAGCGGATGTGGGGATTGCCATGGGAACAGGTTCCGATGTTGCCATTAACACTGCTGATGTGGTCCTTGTGAATGGAGACATTCAAAGAATTGTGGATCTCATTCATATTGGTAAAGATACAGTCATCAATATCCGGCAGAACTTTGGTTGGGCTCTTGGATACAATTTACTCGGAATTCCGATTGCGGCATCAGGTTTACTTGCTCCTTGGGTGAGTGGAGCTGCTATGGCATTCAGTTCTCTCTCGGTTGTTTTTAATGCCCTTCGTATGAGTCGCTGGAAATAG
- a CDS encoding heavy-metal-associated domain-containing protein, whose product MVNYEVEGMTCGHCKKTVEKVFLEIGKEATANIEENIVTVKETLTDAELNSLRVRLSEDGYTLGNVK is encoded by the coding sequence ATGGTTAATTACGAAGTAGAAGGAATGACTTGCGGGCATTGCAAAAAAACTGTAGAAAAGGTTTTTCTTGAAATCGGTAAAGAAGCAACTGCTAACATAGAAGAAAATATCGTAACTGTGAAAGAAACTCTAACGGACGCGGAGCTCAATAGTCTTCGGGTACGTTTGAGTGAGGATGGATATACCCTTGGAAACGTCAAATAA
- the cueR gene encoding Cu(I)-responsive transcriptional regulator, producing MNIGELSKESGVTTKLIRHYEGIGLIPEAGRTENGYRSYSSDDIHYLRFIKRSRELGFPLEDIKSLLGLWKNKSRSSKQVKLLAEKHLNELDLKLKQLKDMSDTLKNLIKHCHGDHRPDCPILKRLEQS from the coding sequence ATGAATATTGGAGAACTTTCTAAAGAATCAGGAGTCACCACAAAACTCATTCGCCATTACGAAGGGATTGGTTTGATTCCCGAAGCCGGTAGAACGGAGAACGGATACAGATCTTATAGTTCCGATGACATTCATTATTTGCGATTTATCAAAAGATCCAGAGAACTTGGTTTCCCACTAGAAGATATAAAAAGTTTACTTGGGCTTTGGAAAAACAAATCAAGAAGTAGCAAACAAGTAAAATTACTTGCAGAAAAACATTTAAATGAGTTGGATTTAAAACTAAAACAACTCAAAGATATGTCGGATACTTTGAAAAACCTCATCAAACATTGTCATGGTGACCATAGACCCGACTGTCCAATTTTAAAAAGATTAGAACAAAGCTAA
- a CDS encoding lipase has protein sequence MKKVNDSSHFLSSKLRFSFLVIGSLLGLLLFFRFVDFLSLCFDSKYGHYHFPINQEIPFFRSGEKEIGRIGEFGIRIGSSKSKSSCNYLLLGDSQTFGSGIFWKDTFSEVLNRETDCHWTNVGIPGFTLENEFSLYETIKFKTDFDRVYLFVYGNDIYETGDTPDFLHFAKKQTWYLRVLSFLFPEQTRLFLKTRYFQTIQKRMELELERISKLGIQKPQRSNLEKEEFVTLKSLYTLSPDYLRGSLDTKTYAKTNFNRWLRVLRQLNDKVLADKKELVMVYIPLEVEYDPIRFQIYKEIGFVMNPNWIDSDSDFITDLKAVSREKDIPLIDLREYMRYRSDLLQKEDIHLNETATRLIADILKKKR, from the coding sequence ATGAAAAAAGTAAATGATTCTTCCCACTTTCTTTCTTCCAAATTGCGCTTTAGTTTCTTGGTTATTGGTTCTTTGCTCGGACTTTTGCTCTTTTTCCGCTTTGTTGATTTTTTAAGTTTGTGTTTTGATTCTAAATACGGGCACTACCATTTTCCAATAAATCAAGAAATTCCTTTTTTTCGTTCGGGGGAAAAGGAAATCGGAAGGATTGGAGAATTTGGTATCCGAATCGGAAGTTCGAAATCTAAGTCTAGTTGCAATTATCTGTTGTTAGGTGATTCGCAGACCTTCGGCTCCGGGATTTTTTGGAAGGACACTTTTTCCGAAGTTTTGAATCGAGAGACAGACTGCCATTGGACCAATGTTGGTATTCCTGGGTTTACATTGGAAAATGAATTTTCCTTATATGAGACAATAAAGTTTAAGACTGACTTTGATCGAGTTTATTTGTTTGTATATGGAAACGATATTTATGAAACAGGGGATACTCCTGACTTTTTACATTTTGCAAAAAAACAAACTTGGTACCTCCGGGTTTTGTCGTTTTTATTTCCTGAACAAACTCGCCTTTTTTTGAAAACAAGATATTTCCAAACTATTCAGAAACGTATGGAGCTGGAACTAGAAAGAATATCAAAATTAGGAATTCAAAAACCGCAAAGATCAAATCTAGAGAAGGAAGAGTTCGTTACTTTAAAAAGTTTATACACCTTAAGTCCCGACTATTTGCGCGGATCTTTGGATACCAAAACCTATGCTAAAACCAATTTTAATCGGTGGCTTAGGGTCTTACGACAGTTAAATGATAAGGTTTTGGCAGATAAAAAGGAATTGGTGATGGTTTATATTCCTTTGGAAGTGGAATATGATCCAATCAGATTTCAAATTTACAAAGAGATAGGTTTTGTTATGAATCCCAATTGGATTGATTCTGATTCTGATTTTATAACTGATTTAAAAGCAGTTTCTCGAGAGAAAGATATTCCCTTAATTGATTTGAGAGAATATATGCGATATAGATCTGATCTATTACAAAAAGAAGATATACACCTGAACGAAACGGCTACTCGTTTGATTGCTGATATTCTAAAAAAGAAACGCTAG
- a CDS encoding LA_3751/LA_3752 family putative glycosyltransferase, whose product MIQSKKAIGFFGSLAFLAFGYFYFSAKGVLPFADFALLEWQTKLVEQGIFYLPYTHQTQDPDFSFFPLPDLFFQLTNGTAQSTFPNFYPLLISPIFRVGELSGVVISQIILFFGAICIFHQIRKDAKSTLLLLFGSTLPIYVFLIHETVLIFSLEILVLFLFHKERPTIAGLISAVIIWIRPEMGLAMVFIPFCFTMSLRLIRFEISVLFGLVLLSLGNFFITDSLLPLRMAKNSDFQFRPENAYYLIKIWTEQVPVFLVSIFFLLRSFFNKKTSISLLFLFLITMIMILLAPNTGGHNTPRYLYGLVPLYILILSKGEEPKTLVSYQWIFLITLVSLYTVWNLNTQIKELKKISKFQSNTLSEIRKLGDSVLLFNNSDFSFVVLPLLHENKDLLLLRKDYNPQLLTELLLKENIKSFTFLELPPSPYSLPDNLILSNCPHNCSFRKTKTLPLPNALLPITQTQYLRK is encoded by the coding sequence ATGATACAATCCAAAAAAGCAATTGGTTTCTTCGGTAGTTTGGCATTTTTGGCATTTGGATATTTTTATTTTTCTGCCAAAGGAGTCCTACCGTTTGCCGATTTTGCACTTTTGGAATGGCAAACGAAATTAGTAGAGCAAGGTATTTTTTATTTACCCTACACCCACCAAACACAAGATCCAGATTTTTCTTTTTTTCCGCTACCTGATCTTTTTTTCCAACTAACAAATGGTACAGCACAGTCTACATTCCCTAACTTCTACCCACTTCTAATCTCACCTATTTTCAGAGTCGGTGAATTGTCTGGCGTCGTCATATCACAAATAATTTTATTTTTCGGTGCAATCTGCATATTTCATCAAATCAGAAAAGATGCCAAATCCACATTACTATTGTTATTTGGATCAACCCTACCAATTTATGTTTTCTTAATCCATGAAACTGTTTTGATTTTTTCCTTAGAAATATTAGTTTTGTTTTTGTTTCATAAAGAACGACCGACCATTGCTGGGTTGATTTCCGCTGTCATCATTTGGATTCGACCAGAGATGGGTTTGGCGATGGTATTCATTCCCTTTTGTTTTACGATGTCATTACGATTGATCCGCTTCGAAATTTCTGTCCTCTTCGGCTTGGTTCTTTTAAGTTTGGGAAATTTTTTTATTACAGATTCTCTTCTTCCATTACGTATGGCAAAAAATTCTGATTTTCAATTTCGACCAGAAAACGCATATTACCTCATAAAAATTTGGACAGAACAAGTTCCCGTTTTTTTAGTTTCTATTTTCTTTTTATTACGTTCTTTTTTTAATAAAAAAACTTCTATCTCTCTTCTTTTCCTTTTCCTAATAACAATGATAATGATTTTACTCGCTCCCAATACGGGTGGTCACAATACACCTCGTTATTTATATGGACTTGTTCCACTCTACATATTGATTTTGAGTAAGGGGGAAGAGCCAAAAACCCTTGTCTCTTATCAATGGATCTTTCTCATAACCTTGGTTTCTTTATATACGGTTTGGAATCTCAACACTCAGATCAAGGAACTAAAAAAAATATCAAAATTTCAATCGAATACCTTAAGCGAAATACGTAAGTTAGGTGATTCTGTTCTATTATTCAATAATTCGGATTTTTCTTTCGTTGTCTTACCATTACTACATGAAAACAAAGATTTGCTACTTTTAAGAAAAGACTACAATCCCCAACTTCTGACTGAGTTACTGCTAAAAGAGAATATAAAATCATTTACATTTTTAGAACTTCCTCCTTCTCCCTATTCACTACCTGACAATCTCATACTTTCTAATTGTCCACACAATTGTAGTTTTAGAAAAACAAAAACCCTTCCCTTGCCCAATGCACTACTCCCCATCACCCAAACGCAATACCTCAGAAAATAA